In a genomic window of Erigeron canadensis isolate Cc75 chromosome 5, C_canadensis_v1, whole genome shotgun sequence:
- the LOC122599645 gene encoding 60S ribosomal protein L30, producing the protein MVSGKKTKKTHESINNRLALVMKSGKYTLGYKTVLESLRSSKGKLIIISNNCPPLRKSEIEYYAMLAKVGVHHYNGNNVDLGTACGKYFRVSCLSIIDAGDSDIIKSLPGDQ; encoded by the exons ATGGTGTCCGGAAAGAAAACG AAGAAGACACATGAGTCTATCAACAATAGGTTGGCTCTTGTGATGAAGAGTGGAAAGTACACTCTTGGTTATAAGACCGTGCTCGAGTCTCTCAGGAGTTCTAAAG GTAAACTGATTATCATTTCAAACAATTGCCCACCTTTAAGGAAATCTGAGATCGAGTACTATGCCATGCTTGCCAAGGTTGGCGTCCACCATTACAATGGAA ACAATGTTGATCTTGGAACTGCTTGTGGGAAGTATTTCCGTGTGTCATGCCTAAGTATCATTGACGCAG GTGATTCTGATATCATCAAGAGTCTACCAGGCGATCAGTGA
- the LOC122602173 gene encoding uncharacterized protein LOC122602173 isoform X1 has translation MSIISSSCSCIEHCSNLENFLHSVTPITNHASVPINTSRVEEANGESNKAHLKLQDIWEIYDEWSACGVGVPVILKNGEQVVQYYVPYLSAIQIFMKKPKSSTSLEEEIDVVALRHGSPTEDDDDDDDSSPKTKEVTSKGFEIDHNYCHILVDRGNLYIQFYETCSPYLRVPFIDKIIELAQSYQGLFTFSINDISPASWMSVAWYPIYHIPGRVQICKDLCACFLTFHALSSSFQGKNKEEGVQNDENKLDQFVPFGLATYKMQEGDVWNNSDSDKEKIKDLHVCASSWLKKFHIQHPDHIFFTQ, from the exons ATGTCTATAATTTCTTCTTCATGTTCTTGTATTGAGCATTGTTCAAATCTTGAAAATTTTCTTCATTCAGTAACTCCTATCACCAATCATGCTTCGGTTCCTATT aATACGAGTCGAGTAGAAGAAGCAAACGGTGAGTCAAATAAGGCACATCTAAAGCTACAAGATATATGGGAAATCTACGACGAATGGAGTGCTTGTGGTGTTGGTGTCCCGGTTATATTGAAAAATGGTGAACAAGTTGTTCAATATTATGTCCCTTATCTTTCTGCAATCcaaatatttatgaaaaaacCTAAATCATCAACCAGCTTGGAAGAAGAAATCGATGTGGTTGCTCTACGACATGGTTCACCAAccgaagatgatgatgatgatgatgattcaagCCCAAAAACAAAGGAGGTGACTTCTAAAGGGTTTGAAATTGATCATAATTATTGTCACATTTTAGTTGACCGTGGCAATCTTTATATACAATTCTATGAAACATGTTCTCCATATTTACGAGTGCCGTTTATAGACAAA attattGAATTGGCTCAAAGTTATCAAGGACTATTTACATTTAGCATCAACGACATATCTCCAGCTAGTTGGATGTCTGTTGCTTG GTATCCTATCTATCATATTCCGGGTCGGGTTCAAATTTGCAAGGACCTTTGCGCTTGTTTTCTCACTTTTCATGCTCTATCATCTTCCTTCCAAGGTA AAAACAAAGAAGAAGGTgtacaaaatgatgagaataaGTTGGATCAGTTTGTTCCATTTGGGCTAGCAACTTACAAGATGCAAGAAGGAGATGTATGGAACAATAGTGATAGTGATAAGGAAAAGATTAAAGATTTGCATGTTTGTGCTTCTTCATGGTTGAAGAAATTCCATATTCAACATCCCGATCACATCTTCTTTACTCAATAG
- the LOC122602173 gene encoding uncharacterized protein LOC122602173 isoform X2, producing the protein MSIISSSCSCIEHCSNLENFLHSVTPITNHASVPINTSRVEEANGESNKAHLKLQDIWEIYDEWSACGVGVPVILKNGEQVVQYYVPYLSAIQIFMKKPKSSTSLEEEIDVVALRHGSPTEDDDDDDDSSPKTKEVTSKGFEIDHNYCHILVDRGNLYIQFYETCSPYLRVPFIDKIIELAQSYQGLFTFSINDISPASWMSVAWYPIYHIPGRVQICKDLCACFLTFHALSSSFQENKEEGVQNDENKLDQFVPFGLATYKMQEGDVWNNSDSDKEKIKDLHVCASSWLKKFHIQHPDHIFFTQ; encoded by the exons ATGTCTATAATTTCTTCTTCATGTTCTTGTATTGAGCATTGTTCAAATCTTGAAAATTTTCTTCATTCAGTAACTCCTATCACCAATCATGCTTCGGTTCCTATT aATACGAGTCGAGTAGAAGAAGCAAACGGTGAGTCAAATAAGGCACATCTAAAGCTACAAGATATATGGGAAATCTACGACGAATGGAGTGCTTGTGGTGTTGGTGTCCCGGTTATATTGAAAAATGGTGAACAAGTTGTTCAATATTATGTCCCTTATCTTTCTGCAATCcaaatatttatgaaaaaacCTAAATCATCAACCAGCTTGGAAGAAGAAATCGATGTGGTTGCTCTACGACATGGTTCACCAAccgaagatgatgatgatgatgatgattcaagCCCAAAAACAAAGGAGGTGACTTCTAAAGGGTTTGAAATTGATCATAATTATTGTCACATTTTAGTTGACCGTGGCAATCTTTATATACAATTCTATGAAACATGTTCTCCATATTTACGAGTGCCGTTTATAGACAAA attattGAATTGGCTCAAAGTTATCAAGGACTATTTACATTTAGCATCAACGACATATCTCCAGCTAGTTGGATGTCTGTTGCTTG GTATCCTATCTATCATATTCCGGGTCGGGTTCAAATTTGCAAGGACCTTTGCGCTTGTTTTCTCACTTTTCATGCTCTATCATCTTCCTTCCAAG AAAACAAAGAAGAAGGTgtacaaaatgatgagaataaGTTGGATCAGTTTGTTCCATTTGGGCTAGCAACTTACAAGATGCAAGAAGGAGATGTATGGAACAATAGTGATAGTGATAAGGAAAAGATTAAAGATTTGCATGTTTGTGCTTCTTCATGGTTGAAGAAATTCCATATTCAACATCCCGATCACATCTTCTTTACTCAATAG
- the LOC122600937 gene encoding uncharacterized protein LOC122600937 encodes MYQDRRPGGGGGGGAPYGILLAIVVITLIGIPIFLGDGGEAVTEFISELLSPFGLLLLPIVLLLVIQYLSSESGSFVSGIFSSGEPNSIHRASGSPVGVALVLLLVLFLLYNKFSIFGGDDDSDE; translated from the coding sequence atgtatcaaGACAGAAGACcaggcggcggcggcggtggtggcgcACCTTACGGAATCCTACTAGCAATAGTAGTCATCACACTAATCGGCATCCCGATATTCCTGGGAGACGGCGGTGAAGCAGTTACTGAATTCATCTCAGAACTGTTAAGTCCGTTTGGTTTGTTACTACTTCCAATCGTTCTGTTGTTAGTTATTCAGTATCTGTCCTCAGAATCCGGATCTTTCGTATCCGGAATCTTTTCATCGGGTGAACCGAATTCTATACATCGGGCGAGCGGATCTCCGGTCGGCGTTGCGCTTGTGCTTCTTTTGGTGTTATTTCTTTTGTATAATAAGTTTTCGATATTCGGAGGCGATGATGATTCTGATGAGTAG
- the LOC122599606 gene encoding translationally-controlled tumor protein homolog: MLVYQDLISGDELLSDSFPYQEILNGILWEVEGHWVVQGAVDVNIGANPSAEGGDEDEGVDDQAVKVVDIVDTFRLQEQPPFDKKQFVSYIKKYIKLITPKLDAEKQEFFKKNIEAATKYLLSKLSDLQFFVGESMHDDSCLVFAYYKDGATDPTFLYFGVGLKEVKC; this comes from the exons ATGTTGGTCTATCAAGATTTAATTTCCg GTGACGAGCTTCTTTCTGACTCGTTTCCATACCAGGAAATTTTGAATGGGATTTTGTGGGAAGTTGAAGGACAT TGGGTTGTCCAAGGAGCTGTTGATGTTAACATCGGTGCAAACCCGTCTGCTGAGGGAGGTGATGAGGATGAAGGTGTTGATGATCAAGCTGTGAAGGTTGTCGACATTGTTGACACCTTTAGGCTCCAG GAGCAACCTCCTTTTGATAAGAAGCAGTTTGTCTCTTATATCAAGAAGTACATCAAACTGATCACCCCCAAGCTCGATGCTGAGAAACAAGAATTCTTTAAGAAAAACATTGAGGCCGCAACCAAGTATCTACTCTCCAAGCTCAGTGACCTTCAGTT TTTTGTTGGGGAGAGCATGCATGATGATAGCTGCCTGGTGTTTGCTTATTACAAAGACGGTGCAACTGACCCAACTTTCTTGTACTTTGGTGTTGGGTTGAAGGAGGTCAAATGTTAA
- the LOC122601955 gene encoding chaperone protein dnaJ 49, protein MDGNKDEAQKCVAIAKEAIASGNKARAIKFIGMAQRLNHNLSLDDLLAACKDLDGSNTVPSNGRNHVESKPVNGNQVRGLNAEQSYTEEHIQLVRKIKRNTDYYEILGVGKSCSVEEVKKAYRKLSLKVHPDKNKAPGSEEAFKKVSMAFKCLSDEGSRRQYDQTGMVEGDEYSQQYNVRRRRRRTGQSMYYEEDFDADEIFRAFFGQTQTDMFRTAHVYRTRRAAGAQAREDTGGGTGPNFMLLLQLSPFLLIMLLACLPFSEPEYSLQRNYTYQFSQTTKEYGVDFFVRSSEFDQKYPVGTPARSNIENNVIKDYKNMLWRYCHVELQRRSWSRNLPTPHCDKLESLGIAT, encoded by the coding sequence ATGGATGGGAATAAGGACGAGGCGCAAAAATGTGTCGCCATTGCAAAAGAGGCGATTGCATCTGGAAACAAGGCACGTGCTATCAAGTTTATTGGTATGGCACAGCGGCTGAATCATAATCTATCTCTGGATGATCTTTTGGCGGCGTGTAAAGATCTTGATGGTTCGAATACCGTTCCGTCGAATGGGAGGAATCATGTGGAAAGTAAGCCGGTTAATGGTAATCAGGTCAGGGGTTTGAATGCGGAGCAGAGTTATACGGAAGAGCATATTCAGTTGGTTCGGAAAATTAAAAGGAATACGGATTATTATGAGATTCTGGGTGTTGGTAAAAGTTGTTCGGTTGAGGAGGTTAAGAAGGCGTATAGGAAGTTATCGTTGAAAGTTCATCCTGATAAGAATAAAGCTCCTGGTTCTGAAGAGGCGTTTAAGAAAGTTAGCATGGCGTTTAAGTGTCTGAGCGATGAAGGGTCGAGACGACAGTATGATCAGACGGGTATGGTTGAGGGAGATGAGTACAGTCAGCAGTATAATGTTAGGCGACGAAGAAGGAGAACGGGACAAAGTATGTATTATGAAGAAGATTTTGATGCTGATGAGATCTTTAGAGCGTTTTTTGGTCAAACGCAAACTGATATGTTTCGTACGGCTCATGTGTACAGAACCAGAAGGGCTGCAGGTGCTCAGGCAAGAGAGGATACTGGTGGAGGAACAGGGCCTAACTTTATGCTGCTTCTTCAGCTGTCACCGTTTTTGCTAATCATGTTGCTGGCCTGTCTTCCATTCTCAGAGCCTGAATATTCATTACAAAGGAACTACACTTATCAGTTCTCACAGACAACGAAGGAATATGGAGTGGATTTTTTTGTGAGATCATCCGAATTTGATCAGAAATAtcctgttggaacacctgcaaggAGTAATATTGAGAATAATGTCATCAAAGATTACAAAAATATGTTGTGGCGTTATTGCCATGTTGAACTCCAGAGGCGTTCGTGGAGCAGAAACTTGCCAACTCCCCACTGTGATAAGCTTGAAAGCTTAGGAATAGCGACATAG